The Devosia sp. genome segment GGGAAAAGGTGGCGCGTAGCGCCGGATGAGGGGCTTTTTGACGATGAGAAACAGCTTCAGTGAAGCTGTTTCCGGCGAAAAGGCCACGAGAGCTACGCTCGAATGGCAAGATGTGTCCAACAAACCCCTCACCCGCCCTTCGGGCACCCTCTCCCACAAGGGGAGAGGGGTAAGAGGCTTTCGTTCACCAGAGCGTTTTCAGGAAAAGTGGACACCACTTTTCTGGTGCGAAAACGTGACAAATCAAAAACCTGGAGCACTCTTTCTGATTGCATCAGAAAGAGTGCTCTAAAACGGAAACTTCATGCCGGGCGGGATGGGCAGGCCGGCGGTTACTTCGCTCATCTTGCGCTGCATTTCCGCTTCGCTCTTGCCCTTGGCATCGTTGAAGGCGGCGACGATCAGGTCTTCGACCATTTCGGCGTCTTCGGGCTTGAGCAGACCGGGATCGATCTTGAGACCCTTCATCTCGCCCTTGCCCGAAAGCGCCACAGTGACCATGCCGCCGCCCGAGCGGCCCTCGACGACCAGTTCGGCAAGCTCGGCCTGCATGGCCTCCATCTTGCCCTTCATCTCGCTGGCGGCCTTCATCATGCCCATGATGTCTTTCATTCGTCGTCCTCTTCGGGTGGGGGCGGGGGCAGGTCGGGAACGATGGCGGCTTCCTCGCGCACCGTCACATTGACCAGTTTGGCCCCTGGAAATGTTTCTAATATGGCCTTGACCAGCGGATCGTCATGCGCGGCCGCGGTGGCGGCCTGCTGCTTCTGCTCGGCCTCCTGGCGGATGGTCAGGCCCTCGGGTGGCCGTGTCGACACCATGACCAGCCAGCGGGCGCCGGTCCAGGCCTGCAGCCGCGCCGACAGGGTCGCGATAATCCCCGGATCGGTGCCTTCCGACAGGGCGACCTCGATCCGGCCCTCTTCGAAGCTGATGGGGCGCATCTGGCTTTCAAGGGCCAGCTTGACCAGAACGTCGCGCTTGGCGGTGGCCAGCGCGATCAGGTCCTTGTAGCTGCCGATCTGGGCCAGGGCCGGCTTGGCCACCGGCTGCGGTTCGCTGGCCGGAGGGACCGGGCTTGCAACCATGGCCGGGCCGGACTGGGCGACCTGGCGCAGGGCGGTCGGGCCGCCGCCGCCGGAGGGGCGGGGGGCGATAGCCGGTTGGGCGGGCGAGCTGGGGAGATTGCCCTGCTGGGTCAGCTTGGAAATGACCTCGTCGGGGCTCGGCAGGTCGGCGGCATAGGCCAGCCGGATCAGCGTCATCTCGGCGGCCTGCAGACCATTGCCGGCGCGGGCGGTTTCCTCATTGCCCTTGAACAGGATCTGCCAGGCCCGCGTCAGCGCCCGCATCGGCAGGCGATTGGCGAGATCGCGGCCCCGGCTGCGCTCGTCGGGCGTCAGGGCCGCATCGTCGGCAGCGGCCGGCACCACCTTGATGCGGGTGACGAGATGGGTGAATTCGCTGAGATCGGCGAGCAGGGTCTGCGGATCGGCGCCCAGATCGTAGAGCTCCCTGAGCGCCGTCAGGGCCTCGGCAACGCGCCCGGCCATGACATCCTCGAACAGGTCAATGACCTTGGCCCGGTCGCCCAGCCCCAGCATAGCCTTGACGGTTGAGGCTGAAACCGTGCCATTGCCATGGGCGATCGCCTGATCCAGCAGGCTCAGGCTATCGCGCGCCGAGCCTTCGCCGGCCCGCACGATCATGGCCAGGGCGTCGGGTTCGAAGCCGATGCCTTCCTGCGCCAGGATGGTCTCGAGATAGTTCGACATGATCTCGGCCGGAATGCGCCGGAGATCGAAGCGCTGACACCGCGACAGGATGGTGATCGGCACCTTGCGGATCTCGGTGGTCGCGAAGATGAACTTCACATAGGGCGGCGGCTCTTCCAGGGTTTTCAGCAGCCCGTTGAAGGCGGCCGTGGAGAGCATGTGCACCTCGTCGATCACATAGACCTTGTAGGGGGCCGAGACCGGGCCGTATTTGACCGAGTCGATGATCTCGCGGATATCGCCGATACCGGTATTGCTGGCGGCGTCCATTTCCACCACGTCGACATGCCGCCCCTCGATGATGGCGCGGCAATGCGTGCCCTCCTGGGAGAGGTCCAGCGTCGGGTGCGGACCGCTTTCGTCTTCGTAGTTGAAGGCGCGCGCCAGAATGCGGGCTGTCGTGGTTTTGCCCACGCCGCGCACGCCGGTGAGGATAAAGGCATGGTGGATGCGGTTCTGGGCAAAGGCATTGCCCAGCGTCTGCACCATGGCGTCCTGGCCGACCAGGGTCGAGAAATCGCGCGGGCGATATTTGCGCGCCAGCACCAGATAGGGGCTGGAAGCTGCCTCAGCCATACCGGACATCCCTCTGCGGGAAATGGGGGAATCTGCCTTGCTTCATGCCCGGACCTTAGGGCAAGCCGCGTCCGACCGCAAAAGCCAAGAGCCAATTCGCGGGGCCACAATGCCCAGTTGTGAACAGATGAGTAGGAGGCTGGCATCGACCCGTGAGGATCTCGTTGGGGCTGCTTCCTTCCGGACCTGACCCGGTTGGCGAGGAACACGTCCGCGCCAACCTCCCGGCGCCTATATGCGGATTATTGGTTTGGGATGCAAGAGGTGTGGTCAGCGTCCCGGACTGTCCACGGGTTGGCGCTGGCTTGAAAATTCGCGGCCGAAGGCTTCGAGTTCAAGCATGGGCGCGGAGCCCGGCGCGATACTGGCCGGATCGGTACCGACGATGCTGACCACCGCCTGCGCCTCGCCCTGCCAATCGAGGATCGGGACGGCGGCGGAGACCAGGCCCGGCATGAAGCGCCCGTCGACATGGGCATATCCTTGCTGGCGAATGGCCTGGATCAACCCCTCGATTCCATCCCGGGTTGGTTTGGCATCCGGCAAAAGGCCCGGATTCCGGCGCGCCAGCTTCAACTCCTCCTCGAGGTTCCGCTCGAGACCCGCGCGTGGATACCAGGCGAGAAATGCCCGACCCGACGCCGAGTTCAACAACGGCAATGAGGTGCCCAGGCCCATCGAGGTCACGGCGGGGACGGCGCCGCGCTCCCAGCGGACGACGGTGGCGCCGCCATTGCCCCAGACGGTCAGCAGCGCCGTCATCCCGGTCCGCAGCGACAGGGCACCAAGCCCGTCGGCGGTGCGGTTTACAAAGTCGTGGCGGGCGATGGCGGCAAGGCCCAACTGCATCGCGGCCGGACCGATGTCATATTGTCCGGAGCGCCCCTCCTGCCGGACGAGGCCCGTGGAAACGAAGGTCGTCAGGTAGCGATGCACCTTGCTCGGGGGCATACCGCATTCCCGTGCGATTTCGGTGAGCGTGGTGGCCCCGTTCAGGCCGGCCAGGTGCAGCAGGACCTTGAGCGCCGCTTCCAGTGATTTCGTGCCCTGCGCGCCGCTGCCGTTCATTGCCATCCCCAATTCCGTGCTCGCCATAGGCCATGGATTGTACCGAACCGCAAGCCGGGCCAAGAGTTGCATTTCTACATATTAGAATGAATTGCATAATATAGAAATTAGCTCTAGGGTCGCCCCAACCCGAAATGGCCGCGCATCACCGCGCCGATCAATGCCCAGGAGGTCCCGATGGCGTTTGTTTTCCCCCCGGCAGCCCAGCCCAGTGTCGCCGTGTTCGAAAGCGACCTGCGGTTTCCGGTGCGGCGCATTTTCTGCGTGGGTCGCAACTACGCCGCCCATGCACGCGAAATGGGCAAGGATCCTGACCGCGACCCGCCCTTCTTCTTCACCAAGCCAGCCGACGCCGTGGTCGACAGCGCCGAAGTGGTGGCCTATCCGCCCGAGACCGGCAATTTCCACTACGAAGCCGAACTCGTGGTCGCCATCGGCAAGGCCGGCTCCGACATCGCCGAGGCGCAGGCGCTGGATCACGTCTGGGGCTATGCGGTGGGCAATGACCTGACCCGCCGCGACCTGCAACTGGCGGCCCGGGAACAGGGGCGGCCATGGGACTGGGGCAAGGCCTTCGATCGCTCGGCCGTAATCGGACCGGTTCGTCCGGTGGCGCGCCACGGGCATTTTTCGAGCGGCGCCATCTCGCTGAGCGTGAACGGGCAGTCCCGCCAGCGCTCGGATATCGACCAGCTCATCTGGTCGGTCGAGGAGATCATCGCCATTCTCTCGCGGTCGATGACCCTGCAGCCGGGCGACCTGATCATGACCGGCACGCCCGAAGGCGTTGGCCAGCTTGTCCCCGGCGATGTCTGCGTTGTCGCCATCGAGGGGCTGGGCGAAATCTCGACGACCATCGGTCCGGCGCGATGACCCTGCGGCTGCACAATTTCTTTCGGTCTTCGACCTCGACGCGCCTGCGGGCTGCCCTCAACCTCAAGGGCCTGCCTTATGATTACGTCGGCTATTCGCTGCGGGACGGGCAAACCCGCACACCGCAATTTCTGGCCCTCAATCCGGCTGGGCTGGTCCCGGTTCTGGAACGGGACGATGGGGTGGTCCTGACCCAGTCGCTTGCAATAATCGAATGGCTGGAGGAGACAATGCCCACGCCGCCGCTGCTGCCGGCGGATGCGGACGGCCGCGCCCGCGTGCGGGCCCTCGCCTATATGCTGGCCTGTGAAATCCACCCGCTCAACAATCTGCGCGTGCTGCGCCGGCTGAACGAGCAGTTTGGCGCGGACGAGGCTGCGCAGGAGGCCTGGTTTGTTCATTGGGTCAAGGCAACATTCGATGCGTTCGAGATCAGCCTGGCATCGAGCGCCGCCACCGGCCGCTACTGCCACGGCGATGTGCCGGGCCTGGCCGATATCTGCCTCTATGCGCAGGTCTGGAACAATCGTCGCTTTGCCATAGACGGCAGCGCCTGGCCGACCATCGACCGCATTTTTGCCGCGCTCGACGCGCTCCCCGCCTTTCGTGATGCCGCACCGCCCAATCAACCCGACGCCAGCTAAGAGGAGACGGCCATGAAAGACGCGACGCCCGCCCATGCCATGCAGCCCGAAGAGACGCCGGAGCTCAAGGCGCTCTACAAAGGCTTTGAGGCCGAAAGCCTGATGCCGCTCTGGACGCAGCTGGGCGATCTCATGCCGGTTCATCCCAAGCCGCGGGCACAGGCCCATGTCTGGAAATGGGCCAATCTGCTGCCTCTGGCCGAAGCTTCTGGCCGCCTGGTGCCGGTCGGGCGGGGCGGGGAGCGGCGCGCCATCGGCCTTGCCAATCCAGGGCTGGCGCCGCACGCCTATGTCACGCCCACGCTCTGGGCCGCTATCCAGTATCTGGGGCCCAGGGAAACCGCGCCCGAACACCGCCATGCCCAGAATGCCTTCCGCTTCGTGGTCGAGGGTGAAGGCGTATGGACCGTGGTCAATGGCGATCCGGTGCGGATGAGCCGGGGCGACCTGTTGCTGACGCCGGGCTGGAATTTTCATGGCCATCACAATGATACCGACCAGCCCATGGCCTGGATCGACGGGCTCGACATTCCGTTCAGCCACCACAACGATGTCGGCTTTTTTGAGTTCGGGTCCGAGCGGGTGACCGATTATGCGACCCCGAACTTCTCGCGCGCAGAGCGGCTTTGGGGCCATCCCGGCCTGCGCCCGCTTTCGGGCCTGCGCGATGCGGTCAGTTCGCCCCTCAGCGCCTATCGCTGGGTGCATACCGACGCGGCCCTGACCGAACAGCTTCTGCTCGAGGACGAAGGCCAGCCGGCAACGCTGGAGCCGGGCCATGCCGCCATTCGCTACGTCAACCCGACCACCGGGGGCGATGTCATGCCCACCATTCGCTGCGAGTTCCACCGCCTGCGCGAGGGCGGCTCGACACCGGCGCGGCGGGAGGTCGGTTCGTCGGTCTTTCAGGTGTTTGAAGGGCAGGGCAGCGTCAGTCTCAACGGCACGGTTCACACGCTCGAAAAGGGCGATCTCTTCGTTGTGCCATCCTGGGTAAGCTGGTCGCTCGAGGCGCAGAGCCAGTTCGACCTGTTCCGTTTTTCCGATGCGCCGATCATGGAGCGGCTCAGTTTCATGCGCGTCCAGGTCGAGGGCGAAATGCCGTGAGCCTCGGAGCCGCCCAATACGCCCTGCGGCAGAGACAGGGCGCGGGTGCGCGCTATGACGCGGCCGGTGCCCCGCATGACGACCTGCTGCTGGTGCGTCGCGGCACGGCCTATTGCGCCCGCAATCTCAATGCGCTCAGCGACGACGCGCTGGCAGAACCATCACCGCGACAGGGTCTGAGCCAGGGTGCGCTGGTTGTCGGCCTTTGCCTTGAGGCGCGAAGCCTGGCGCATCATCTGCAATGGGCGCGAACCGGGCTGGCGCCGGAGGAGGACGCGATCCTGGGATACGCGCCTGCCGACCTTGAGCTGGGCAGTACCTTGCCGCCGCGCGCCATTCGCACGCTGTTCGATCACAGTTGCGTGCACCTTGATGTCGAATGGCGCGATCTCAGCGATGCCGACTGGACAAAATACCTGCCTGGCGATCCCGGCCGCCGTGTTGCCGAGACCCCGGGGCAGCGCGCCCGATCGATCTGGATCGCCGGCTTCCAGCTTGCCGCGCGGCCGCGCCTGGCGGATGTGCCGGAACGTCTGCGGGAGGCGGTGACCTTGGCCCGAGGCGGCCAGAGCATCACCCCTTGACCTTCCCACCGGTGGAAGGTTCATAGCATTTGGCGACACCGCGAAGGACGTCGCCGCCATGCCGAAATTCAACTTTTTCAGCCGCACCGGAAAGCCGCGGCGCCCATCGTCCGATCGGCGGGCGCTGGCGCGCCAGTTCGCGGTCTGGCTGGTTGCGGTTGCGGCGATCCTGAGCATGGGGCTGCATCACGCGGCCATGGCTGCACCCGCGCCGGTCCACCACGCGCCGATGGCCATGCACGCCCATGACGGCATGCCACCCGCGCCCGCGGCACCGCATACGGTCATGATCTGCTGTGGGCTCGGCATGTGCCTTTCCGGCCTGCCGGTTTCCGGGCCGATCGCGCTGGAGCGGCGGCCACTGCCAATGGGACGAGCCATTGCCGGCAGTCTCGACCGGCGCTGGACCCCCGGCCTTATCGAACGCCCGCCAAAGTTCCTGTCCTGAACCCCGACCACAAAACGCAATCAAGGATATTGGAAATGACACTGATCAATCGGGCGCTTGCCGCCTCCGTCTTCGTTCTCGCCGCCTCCCTGCCAGCCTTGGCGCAGGACGCCCATGCGGGCCATGACATGGCCGCCATGGGCGGCAAGGGTGGCGCCGACCTGCCTGACATCTGCCTTGTGGAAGAAGGCCACGACGCCATGGCCGCGGGCATGGGCATGGACCATGCGGGGATGGACGAAGCCCATACCGATCTCATGTTCGGCATGGACGAGACCAACCGGCAGATGATGCAGGCCATGCAGGTCGAGGATATCGACGTGGCCTTCGTTTGCGGCATGATCCCCCACCACCAGGCGGCGATCAACATGGCCAAGGCCGAGCTCGAACACGGTGACAATCAGTGGGCCCGCGACATGGCCCAGAAGATCATCGATGCCCAGGAGCAGGAAATCGCCGACATGTTGGCCTGGCTCGAGGGCGAAGGGACCAACGAATAGCAGTGCTGCCGGGCGCGCCTTGGGCGCGTCCGGACTTCATGCCGGCGTTTTGGGTGCCGGCGGCGTGACCGGGCCGCGATAGCGCATTGCGTCGATGAACAGTTGGAAAGCGGCCGAGTGCTGGCGATTGGGATAGTAGAGATGATAGCCCTCGAATGTGGGCATCCAGTCGCCGAGGACCTGCACGAGCGCACCTGACTGCAGCAACTCGTAGGTGACGTCTTCCGGGACGCAGCCGATTCCATGCCCGGCCAGGGCGGCTTTCAGCACGTGCGCGGAGCCATTGAAGGCCAGCTGACCATCCACCCGCACGTTGAGCCTGCGGCCGTCCTTTTCGAACTCCCAGGCGTAAAATCCGCCATAGGAAATCAGCCGCAGATTGATGCAGTTGTGCCCGGTCAACTCGTCGGGGCTGCGCGGAATGGGCCGGTCGGCAAAGTAGCTTGGGGCCGCCACGACGGCCATGCGCCAATCCGGGGCAATGCGGGTGGCAATCATGTCGCGGGCCACTTCCTCCCCCAGCCGCACGCCCGCGTCATAGCCCTTTTCGACGATATCGATCAGCCCGTTCTCGACATCGACTTCCACCCGGATTTCGGGATAGCGGGCGGCAAAGGCGTCCAACCGCGGCCAGATCGCCGTCTTGAGCGCATGATCGCTCGAATTGATGCGAATGGTGCCCGCAGGCACATCGCGCAGGTCAGACAGCGCCTGCAACTCGGCATTGATTTCATCCAGATGCGGACCGATGCCGGCCAGCAGGCGCCGCCCCGCATCGGTGGGCGTGACGCTGCGGGTGGTGCGGGTGAGCAGGCGCATGCCGATCCGCAGTTCAAGATTGCGAATGGTGCGGCTGAGCGCGGACTGCGAGGTGCCCAGCTTGGCAGCGGCCGCGGTGAAACTGCGTTCCTGCGCCACGGCAATCAGGGCGGTCAGATCATTGAGATTTTCGCGCATGGATTAATATCCCAAATGCATAAGTACAATCGAATTTGACCGGATTATCGACAAAAGGCCAGAGGCCTAAGATGCATCGTGGATCGGCCTAACGATCTCAAACGCACAAAGGAGCCCGCCATGCAGACCCGCACACTTGGCAAGAACGGATTGACGGTATCGGCCATGGGCCTCGGCTGCATGGGCATGAGCCAGTCCTATGCACCCTTTCCCGACCGGCAGACCTCCATCGACCTGATCCGCGCGGCAGTTGATCGCGGTGTGACCTTTTTCGATACCGCGGAAGTCTATGGCCCTTTTACCAATGAAGAGCTGGTGGGGGAGGCGTTGCGGCCGCTGCGCGACCGGGTGATCATCGCCACAAAATTTGGTTTTGCCTATGAGAACGGCAAGTCGATCGGCCCCGACAGCCGCCCGGAAAACATGCGCCGGGCACTCGAAGGCTCGTTGCAGCGGCTGGGCGTCGAAACCATCGACCTCTATTACCAGCATCGCGTCGATCCGAACGTGCCCATCGAAGATGTGGCCGGAGAAGTCAGCCGCTTCATCGCCGAGGGCAAGGTGCGCTATTTCGGCATGTCGGAAGCCGGGCTCGACACCATCCGGCGCGCCCACAAGGTGCAGGCCGTCACCGCGCTGCAGAACGAATATTCGCTGTGGTTCCAGCGCCCGCCCGTGCTCGACCTGTGCGAGGAACTGGGCATCGGCCTGGTGCCCTATAGCCCGCTCGGCAAGGGTTTCCTGACTGGCAAGATCGATGCAGACCGGACCTTTGCATCCACCGATATCCGCAGCACCATTCCCCGTTTCCAGCAGGAGGCGCGGGTGGCAAACCAGGCAATTGTCGAACTGCTGACCATGATCGGCGACGAGCGGTCTGCAAGTCCGGCCCAGGTGGCGCTTGCCTGGCTGATGGCCCAGAAGCCATGGATCGTGCCGATCCCCGGCACCACGAAGCTGCATCGCCTCGAGGAAAATCTGGCCGCCGTGGACCTGGTCCTGTCAGCGGACGACCTTGCCCGCATCGATGCGGCGGCGGCGGAGATCAAGATCGAAGGTGCCCGCTATTCGGAAGCTGCCGAGAAAGCCACGGGACTGTGAGCCAACCATGACCGCAAGCAGCGCGACAAAGCCCGGTGGCCCAGCCATGGCCGTCCCACAGGACATGGCGCGGCCCCTGCTCGGCATCGGGCTCGCCGTTTTGGCGACGGTGCTGTTTGCGGCCCATGACGTGGTCAATAAGCACCTCTTGGCCAGCTATGATGTGCCATTGGTCTCGGCCATGCGTTACCTGGTCCACCTGATGCTGATGGTCGCCATTCTCGGGCCGGTGCAGGGCCGCCAGCTGGTCACGACGCAAAGGACGGGCCTTGTCGTCGTGCGCGCGCTGTGCCTCGTGGTAGCGACCCTGTTCATGGGCCTGGCGCTGCAATTGATGCCATTGGCAGAGACCACGGCCATCATCTATCTCTCGCCGATCATGGTCGTGCTTCTTGCTCGCCCGATCCTGGGCGAACAGATCGGCCTGTTCGGCTGGATCGGCGCCATCGGCGGCTTTGTGGGGGTCCTGCTGATCGTCCGCCCCGGTGGCGGGCTCGATCCATTGGGCGTCGTCTTTGCCCTGTGCAATGTCGGCGTCACCGTCGCCTATTACCTGCTGTCCCGCATCCTGGCGCGCAGCGAAAAGACCCTGGCCCTGTTGTTCTATTCGGCCCTGGCAGGCGCAGTCTGCTTCGGTCTTTTGGCGCCATGGTACTGGTTCGGCACCATGCCCAGTGCTCTCGACCTGTTGCTATTTGCGAGCCTCGGCGTGCTTGCAGCGCTTGGCCATTATTGCTTCACCGCTGCCTATCGCCACGCCCCGGCCTCGGTCCTGGCACCCATCAGCTATGCCCACCTGTTGTGGGCCGGGGTTTTGGGCTGGATTGTCTTCAACCAGTTTCCCGATGCCATTGGCCTTGCCGGCATGGGGCTGATCGGAGCGGCAGGCGTTCTGGTCGCGCTGCATTCATCCCGGCGCCGCAAGGGCTGAGACGGTTTAGCGGGTGGGGCGCGGCGCATCCCGCCATTGGCCGGGGGCCAGTCCGTCCAGGGACCAGTCGCCGATGCTCCAGCGCACCAGGCGCAGGGTCGGCAGGCCGACGGCGGCCGTCATGCGGCGCACCTGCCGGTTACGCCCCTCGCTGATGGTCAGCGAAAGCCAGCTATCGGGCACGCTCTTGCGATAGCGCACCGGCGGATCGCGCGGCCAGAGGTCTGGAGCTTCGATCTGCTGGGCCTGGGCAGGGCGGGTCCGGCCATCCTTGAGGTCGACGCCAGCGCGCAATCGGTCGAGAGCCGCCGCATCGGGTTCGCCCTCCACCTGCACCAGATAGGTCTTGGGCAGCTTGAACCTGGGGTCCGAAATGCGCGCCTGCAGCTTGCCATCGTCCGTCAGCAGCAGCAGGCCTTCGCTGTCCTTGTCCAGCCGGCCGGCCGGATAGACGCCCTTGACGGCGATGTAGTCGGCCAGGGTCGCGCCCTCGCCGGTAAACTGGGTCAGCACGTTATAGGGCTTGTTGAAAACAATGAGGCGCGTCACGTCGTCCGGTCGCTGCTGGGCTGGGAGCCATGGGGGCGGGGTGGGTGTACCAGGGTCACCAGCACCACCGATATCATCATCAGCAGATACCATGAACCCAGTTTGCCCCAACTGACCAAGGTCCAGCCGTTTGCCTGCTCGGGATAGATCCAGGCGCGGCTCCAGGTGCCGATATTTTCTGCGATCCAGATGAAGAGCGCCACTAGCAGGAAAGCGAGCAGCATGGGCATGACATGGCGGAAGCGAAACACCCGGTAATGCATGACGCTGCGCCCGTAGAGGACGGCGATCGCGGCGAAGAGGAACCATCGGAAGTCGAAGATGAAATGGTGCGAGAAGAAATTGGCATAGATGGCGACGGCCAGGAGCGCCGTCGTCCAGACCGGCGGATAGCGGGTGAAGGTGATGTCGAAGATGCGCTGGATGCGGGCCATGTAGGAGCCGACACAGGCATACATGAAGCCCGAAAACAGCGGCACGCCACCGAGGCGGAAGACGGCATCCTCGGGGTAGATCCAGGACCCGGCAGCGGTCTTGAACAGTTCCATGCCGGTGCCGACAACGTGGAAGATGAGGATGACGCGCGCTTCGTCCAGGGTTTCCAGCTTGAAGATGATCATCCCGGCCTGGATCGCCAGCGCGGCAATGAACCAGAGGTCGTAGCGATTGAGACCGATCTCGGGCCAGTAGAGGCTTGTGACGAGAATCATCGCCAGCATCAGGCCGCCAAACAGGCATGCCCAGGCCTGCTTGAGCCCGAAAACCACGAACTCCACGAGGCCATCGACAACCCGCCCGCGCGGCAGGCGGGCCAATACGCCATGGGCCGCGTCGTCGATCGCCGCTTCCACACTCGTGAACCGATTGGCCATGCCCCGCCCTTGCCCGAACCACTCGGTCTGGTTATGCCCTTTTGAAAGGCGCCGAATTGTGGCGCGCCGCTTGCCGCGGCACAACCAGGAGCAGACATTGGCCAAACGCCGTCATCCAACCTCGTTGCGCACCTCGGGCGAGGACATCGCCGTCTCCCGCAAGGCTCCCGATACGCCCCAGACGCGAAGCGCGGCCTATCGCCTGGCCTTTGCCGACGATGAGTTCATGACGTCCGAGGATACGCGTGGCGTCCGCTTCCAGCTCGAATATCTCAAGCCCGAATTTCGCCTGCGCGAGCATGGCATCAATTCGACCGTCGTGCTGTTTGGCGGCGCGCGCATTCCCGAGCCCGGCAAGCCGGCCTGGGCGGCGCGCAATGAAGTGCAGAAGAAAAATCTTGAGGCCGCCT includes the following:
- a CDS encoding pseudouridine synthase → MTRLIVFNKPYNVLTQFTGEGATLADYIAVKGVYPAGRLDKDSEGLLLLTDDGKLQARISDPRFKLPKTYLVQVEGEPDAAALDRLRAGVDLKDGRTRPAQAQQIEAPDLWPRDPPVRYRKSVPDSWLSLTISEGRNRQVRRMTAAVGLPTLRLVRWSIGDWSLDGLAPGQWRDAPRPTR
- a CDS encoding DMT family transporter gives rise to the protein MAVPQDMARPLLGIGLAVLATVLFAAHDVVNKHLLASYDVPLVSAMRYLVHLMLMVAILGPVQGRQLVTTQRTGLVVVRALCLVVATLFMGLALQLMPLAETTAIIYLSPIMVVLLARPILGEQIGLFGWIGAIGGFVGVLLIVRPGGGLDPLGVVFALCNVGVTVAYYLLSRILARSEKTLALLFYSALAGAVCFGLLAPWYWFGTMPSALDLLLFASLGVLAALGHYCFTAAYRHAPASVLAPISYAHLLWAGVLGWIVFNQFPDAIGLAGMGLIGAAGVLVALHSSRRRKG
- a CDS encoding DUF817 domain-containing protein; translated protein: MANRFTSVEAAIDDAAHGVLARLPRGRVVDGLVEFVVFGLKQAWACLFGGLMLAMILVTSLYWPEIGLNRYDLWFIAALAIQAGMIIFKLETLDEARVILIFHVVGTGMELFKTAAGSWIYPEDAVFRLGGVPLFSGFMYACVGSYMARIQRIFDITFTRYPPVWTTALLAVAIYANFFSHHFIFDFRWFLFAAIAVLYGRSVMHYRVFRFRHVMPMLLAFLLVALFIWIAENIGTWSRAWIYPEQANGWTLVSWGKLGSWYLLMMISVVLVTLVHPPRPHGSQPSSDRTT